The sequence below is a genomic window from Oleidesulfovibrio alaskensis DSM 16109.
TTCATCGTAATGGGTGAACAGCAGGTTGGCCACCACCGGGTCCAGCGCATCCTCGTTGCACAAAGCCGTCAGCACACCGTGCGCCTGTTCACGCGTCATGCCGCTGCGGTATGGTCTGTCTTCGGACAAAGCGGTAAAAATATCCGCCACAGCCATGATGCGCGCTCCCAGTTCAAGCTCGCCTCCCTTGCGCCCGTATGGATATCCGCTGCCGTTGACACGCTCGTGATGATGAGAAGCCCAGTGGCTCACCCTTTCAAGGCCCGGCACTTCACCCAGCACCTCGGCGGTATATTCCGGATGACGTTTCATCCGTGCAAATTCTTCTTCCGTCAGGGGACCCGGTTTTTCCAGCAGTTCGCTGCTGATGGCCAGTTTGCCCACGTCATGCAGCAGACCGGCAAGATACAGCTGCGCCTGTTCGGAGTGTGAAAAACCTGCCAGCTGTCCCAGCTTGGCCGCACACGCGGCCACACCGCTGGAATGGGTGGCGGTGAACCTGCTCCGGAAGTCAATGACCTGAGAAAATACAGAGGCGAAATCGAACAGCCCGTCGCTGTCAAGCGTCTCACCCATCATGTCCGGGTCAAGGCGGCCCAGCACTCCCCAGGGCGTGGTGAAACACTCCTGCGCGACGCCCGTTTCCACGGCGCGGCACAGGGCCTCCACATAGTCAGGATGAAAAAGAGAACCCGCGTACCGGCGCATACCACGCGCCGTGGCGCAGATATCAACCGCCTGCCCGCCGCTGCGGGGCAGAGAAACATCCAGCCTGTCAGCCAGGTTGATAACATTGGCCAGCATGGGCGCCCTGCCTATGTTGCGCGCAAGCACCTGATAGCCGGTGTGATGATGCAGCACCAGCTCCGCCACGTCACGCAGCTGCGGACAAATGCCCAGCAGCGCATACCCGGCACGGGCGTGCGTCACTCCATCGGTCTCGAACTGCAGCGCATCAAGCCTGCCCTGCAAAGAAAGCGCACCGGCATCGTGCAGCAGTGCCGCCAGCAGCAGGTTGCGTCGTTCTGCAGCGGGCAGCCGCAGCTCCAGCGCAATGCTGTCCGTCAGACAGGCCACACGGGCGTGATGGTGCGAGACCTCTCTGCTGACAAGGTCCAGCGCTCTGGCCAGTGCCCCCACCAAAGGAAAAAGCCCGACCCGAATTCCACAATCCATTATCAGTCTCACAAGCTCATACCGGCAAGATATGTCCCCCCCGCCGTATGAGACGTTCAGATTACGTTCCGCAGTCGGCCTTGTCTCCCCGCAGCTTGGCTGAAGCATGAGCAAGAGCGGGCAGCACCGCCTGCATGTTTTCAAGGACAGCCTTGCGGCTGCCCGGCATATTAATGATAATGCAGGTACCCAGCGTACCCGCCACCGCGCGGGATATCACCGCATGCGGCGTCTTGCACAGGCTGGCGGCCATCATGGCCTGCTCAAATCCGTGCAGCCTTTTTTCAATGACGGCCAGCGTCGCTTCGGGCGTCACGTCACGGGGGCCCAGCCCCGTACCGCCCGTCGTGAAAACGACATCGTACCGCTGGGTCAGCGCAAGGTCGGTCAGCAGAGCCTTCAGGGCCGCTCCCTCATCGGGCAGCAGATACCCCTGCACATGGCTGTCCGCAAACTCCCCGCGAAACATCTCGCCGATGGCCGGTCCGCTGGAGTCGGTACGCAGTCCCGCGGCGCCTTTGTCAGAAAGAGTAACCCATGCGGCGGTCAGCTGCGGACTGCACACCGCCGCAGACAGACGGCCCGCGGGCAGGTCTTCCAGCACGGTTGCGGTATAGCCATATGCCGCATGCTGCATGCACGGCAGCACCAGCGGCACTCTGGCCGTCACACGCAGCACGGCGCGACGCGACGCATCATGCAGCACCGCACCGGCCTTCAGACCGGTACCGTCCGCACCGCCCGTAAAAAAGCCCGCGCACATACCGGAAAAACCATCCGGCATGTCACCGGCACAGCCGCTTTCAACCGCCGCACTCTGCCTGTCCGCCACCGGAGCGGCAAGCAAAATCATCTCTCCGCGCCTGCACGGAGATTTCAGCTCCAGATCAACATCCGCCGTACACACCATGCCGGACTCCCGCGTTGCGCCGCGCACATTTCTGTCCGGAGCGGACAGCGCGGCAATTGACGTCACTGCCTGAACCGGTCTTTGCATAATGCGGGAAACAATATGCGGTAGTAAGCGTCCGCAGCGTCTTTGCACCCTTTGCGATGGTACAGATGTGAGAACCGCTCATCGCAGCGGGACTTCATGACCTGCGTCTGCTCTTCCACAGCATAGCGTTCCACGGCATCACGACACTGCGCCTCGGAGGTGAACACACTGTCATACAGTACAAAATTTTCACGGGCCATGTCGCAGCCCGGCACGCAGCCTTTCACTGTCATGCGCGCCAGCTCGTCATCGCGGCGGCAACGCTCAAGACAGGCTTCATACAACACACGCTCGTCCACGCGGAAAGCCGTACCGCCATGGTCCGCCGCATCCGCTGACAGATACACGCCGGCAGACCGGCCGCCGGCCGTGCAGCCTGCAGTCACAAAAAGTAAACCGAGACCCAGCATCAGGAAAAAACGACTCGTCATGTGCAACTCCGTCCGCAGAAAAGTGCCACGGCTGCGCCCTGCCTGCAAGAAATACCGGACTAGCGCCCCTGTTCCAGTGCCAGCCGCACGCCGAAAAGCAGCATAAGACCGCCTGCAGCAGCGTCAAGACGACGCATGACCACCGGACGCAGCAGCCTGCCCGCTCTGCCGCACCCTTTGCTGAGCAACGCAAACCACAACACGGTGGCCGCCAGATGCGCGGCGGCGAACCATACCGCACGCCAGATTTCCGGACGGGCACCCATTATCTGGGGCAGCACTGCAAGATAAAAAACAGCAACCTTGGGGTTGAGTACATTTGTCACCAACCCCTCACAATAGGCTTTGCGCCTGCCCGGCGCTTCCGCCTGCAGCGCAGGGGCCGGGGCTGCCTCGTCTGCAGGGCCTGCACGCAGTCCGCCGGCGCGCCGGACACCGGCCAGCGCTTTTACGCCCAGCCATATCAGGTACGCCGCGCCGCACCAGCGCACAACAGCATATGCCTGCGCGGAATGCACCAGCACGGCGGACAACCCCAGACCGGCCAGCAAAGCGTGAAACAGCAGCCCGCTGGCAATGCCGCAGGCAGTCATGAAACCGCACCGCGAGCCACCGGTCAGAGCATTGCGCAGCACCAGAAAAGTATCCGGCCCCGGAGTAACGGTAAGCACCACCGCTATGCCTGCCAGCATGGCCAGTTCCGGCCCTGCGGCAGCAAGCAGGCTCCATAATGATTCAGCGGGCATGTATTCTCCTGTCTGCGAAGCTCAAAAAACGTTCATCCGGTTACTGTCTGCTTTGTGTCCGGCTTTTCCGTCCGTGATCACACTGCAAAGTGCCGGAAGTCTGCCCGTGCGGCGCGCCATATGCACAGTGTACGCCTGTGTGCCGTGCACACGCAAGAGCCGCACCCCTCCGTAAAACATAAGGCGGCGGCCCGCCAGGAAACCGCCGCCCGTCCCTCGGCGGGACTATAAAAACAGGCACCCACAGCCAGTGTGCATGCTGTTTTCTCCCCGATTACAGAATCTGATTAAGGAAGTTTCTGGCCCGCTCGTGGCGGGGGCTGGTGAAGAAGTGTTCCGGAGTGCCTTCTTCAATGATTTTACCCATATCCATAAAGACAACCCTGTCTGCCACTTCGCGGGCAAAACCCATTTCGTGGGTGACCACAACCATGGTCATGCCTTCGCGGGCCAGTGTCTTCATAACATCCAGCACTTCGCCCACCATTTCGGGATCAAGAGCAGATGTCGGCTCGTCAAACAGCATCACCTTAGGGTCCATGGCCAGTGCACGGGCAATGGCCACACGCTGCTGCTGCCCGCCCGAAAGCTGGTCGGGATATACCCCGTGCTTGTCGGAGATACCCACTTTTTTCAGCAGCCCCATGGCTTTGGACTCTGAATCACTGCGGTTGCGCCCGCGAACCGTCATCTGGGCCATGGTCAGGTTTTCCAGCACGCTCATATGCGGAAAAAGATTGAACGACTGAAAAACCATACCCACTTCGGCACGGACTTTGTTGATGTCGCAGGCCGGATCGAGAATATTGCG
It includes:
- a CDS encoding amino acid ABC transporter ATP-binding protein; translated protein: MIKAKNLNKIFYTPEPLHALSDVSLDVAAGEVVVVIGPSGSGKSTFLRCLNRLEYADEGEVWIEGRNILDPACDINKVRAEVGMVFQSFNLFPHMSVLENLTMAQMTVRGRNRSDSESKAMGLLKKVGISDKHGVYPDQLSGGQQQRVAIARALAMDPKVMLFDEPTSALDPEMVGEVLDVMKTLAREGMTMVVVTHEMGFAREVADRVVFMDMGKIIEEGTPEHFFTSPRHERARNFLNQIL
- a CDS encoding HD-GYP domain-containing protein, which codes for MDCGIRVGLFPLVGALARALDLVSREVSHHHARVACLTDSIALELRLPAAERRNLLLAALLHDAGALSLQGRLDALQFETDGVTHARAGYALLGICPQLRDVAELVLHHHTGYQVLARNIGRAPMLANVINLADRLDVSLPRSGGQAVDICATARGMRRYAGSLFHPDYVEALCRAVETGVAQECFTTPWGVLGRLDPDMMGETLDSDGLFDFASVFSQVIDFRSRFTATHSSGVAACAAKLGQLAGFSHSEQAQLYLAGLLHDVGKLAISSELLEKPGPLTEEEFARMKRHPEYTAEVLGEVPGLERVSHWASHHHERVNGSGYPYGRKGGELELGARIMAVADIFTALSEDRPYRSGMTREQAHGVLTALCNEDALDPVVANLLFTHYDELDDVRLTAQSKALKEFRAFAARLDDADQ
- a CDS encoding MogA/MoaB family molybdenum cofactor biosynthesis protein; the encoded protein is MVCTADVDLELKSPCRRGEMILLAAPVADRQSAAVESGCAGDMPDGFSGMCAGFFTGGADGTGLKAGAVLHDASRRAVLRVTARVPLVLPCMQHAAYGYTATVLEDLPAGRLSAAVCSPQLTAAWVTLSDKGAAGLRTDSSGPAIGEMFRGEFADSHVQGYLLPDEGAALKALLTDLALTQRYDVVFTTGGTGLGPRDVTPEATLAVIEKRLHGFEQAMMAASLCKTPHAVISRAVAGTLGTCIIINMPGSRKAVLENMQAVLPALAHASAKLRGDKADCGT
- a CDS encoding LysE family translocator — translated: MPAESLWSLLAAAGPELAMLAGIAVVLTVTPGPDTFLVLRNALTGGSRCGFMTACGIASGLLFHALLAGLGLSAVLVHSAQAYAVVRWCGAAYLIWLGVKALAGVRRAGGLRAGPADEAAPAPALQAEAPGRRKAYCEGLVTNVLNPKVAVFYLAVLPQIMGARPEIWRAVWFAAAHLAATVLWFALLSKGCGRAGRLLRPVVMRRLDAAAGGLMLLFGVRLALEQGR